The Marinobacter szutsaonensis sequence GGGTATGAACCGGCTCAGGCTTGCCGGTTTCCGGATTACGCCAGCGTGCATGCATACGCCGTGCCTGGAAATCCCGGGTATTGGAACAGGAGGAGATTTCCCGGTACTTGCTCTGACCCGGCAGCCAGACTTCCAGATCGTAGGTCTTGGCGGCAGAGAAGCCCATGTCGCCACCACACAGGGTCACCACCCGGTACGGCAGTTCCAGCAGCTGCAGGACCTTCTCGGCGTGGCCGGTAAGCGCCTCCAGGGCAGCCTCGGAATCAGACGGGCGCACTACGTGGACCAGCTCCACCTTGTCGAACTGGTGCTGGCGAATCATACCACGGGTGTCACGGCCATAGGAGCCGGCCTCACTGCGGAAACATGGCGTATGGCAAACCAGCTGCAGTGGAAGCTCCTCTGCATCCAGGATGGTGTCGGATACCAGGTTGGTGGCCGGCACCTCGGCGGTCGGAATCAGGTACAGCGGATTCTCACCCTCGGTCTTGAACAGGTCTTCCTCGAATTTCGGAAGTTGCCCGGTTCCGTACAGGGTGTCCGCATTGACCAGGTACGGCACGTAGGCTTCGGTATAGCCATGCTCACCGGTGTGCAGATCCAGCATGAACTGGGCGAGGGCACGGTGCAGGCGGGCAATCGGACCGCGCATCACAGCAAAGCGGGAATGGGCCAGCCGGGACGCGGTTTCAAAGTCCAGGCCCTTGAGGTTTTCACCGAGAGTGACGTGGTCCTTCGGTTCGAAGTCGAAGCTCTTGGGTTCTCCCCAGGTGCGCGTCTCGACGTTGTCTTCCTCGGAAGCCCCGCCGGGCACATCTTCGTCCGGAAGGTTGGGAATTCCGGCCAGGAAAGCGTTGAGCTCTTCCTGCAGTCCACGCAGCTCGTCCTCGGCCTCGGAACGCTGCTTCTTCAGGCTGTCCACTTCCTCCAGCAGCGGCTGGATATCCTCACCGGCCGCCTTGGCCTTGCCGATGGATTTGGACCGTTTGTTCTGCTCGCTCTGCAACGTTTCCGTACGCACCTGAAGGGCACGACGGCGCTCTTCCAGTTGCTCGAAGGTGGCGATATCGAATTCAAAATTCTTGATAGCCAGCCGGCGGGCGATCTCTTCTGTCTGGGTACGGACGCGTTTGGGATCGAGCATGGTAGTCCTGATTCTTCCGGTTTGCGTGATGAGTTGAATGACAGGCCATTATACCTGCACAGTCGGCGGTGACCACCGTGGGGCTTCAGGAATAACGCTTGTTCGGGCTTTCGGCGTTGCGGGCATCCAGGCGCTGGCGTTTTTCAGCCAGCTTGATCTCCAGCCCGCGGTTCACCGGCTGGTAGTACCGACGGGAATGAATGGCTTCAGGCAGGTAGGATTCTCCGGCGGCAAAGGCCTCCGGCTCATCATGGGCGTAACGGTAGCTGTCCCCGTGGCCCATGGATTTCAGCAGCTTGGTCGGCGCATTGCGCAGGTGCGCGGGCACCTCGTAGTCCGGGTCCTGACGGATATCGGCCATGCACTGGTTGAACGCCTTGTAGACCGCGTTACTCTTGGGAGACAGGGCCAGATACGTGACCGCCTGTGCCAGGGCCAGCTCCCCTTCCGGGGATCCCAGCCGCTCCTGGGCATCCCAGGCATCCATGCTTAGCTGAAGGGCCCTGGGATCGGCGTTGCCGATATCCTCGCTGGCAATACGCACCAGCCGCCGGGCCACATACAGCGGATCGCAGCCTCCGTCGAGCATCCGGCACAGCCAGTACAGCGAGCCGTCCGGATCCGAGCCACGCACGGACTTGTGCAGGGCCGAGATCTGATCGTAAAAAACGTCGCCACCCTTATCAAAACGGCGCAGGCTGGTCTGCATCACCTGCTCAAGAACCGACTCGGTAATGGTGTCGGTGCCATCCTCTCCCGGCTCGGCCAGGTCAGCTGCCACCTCAAGGATATTCAGGGCCCGACGGGCATCGCCACCGGAGGCCGAGGCCATCAGCTCCAGCACATGGTCGGGAACCGCGAGCCTTCCGGCGAAACCCTGCTCAGAGCTCAGTGCGCGT is a genomic window containing:
- the serS gene encoding serine--tRNA ligase translates to MLDPKRVRTQTEEIARRLAIKNFEFDIATFEQLEERRRALQVRTETLQSEQNKRSKSIGKAKAAGEDIQPLLEEVDSLKKQRSEAEDELRGLQEELNAFLAGIPNLPDEDVPGGASEEDNVETRTWGEPKSFDFEPKDHVTLGENLKGLDFETASRLAHSRFAVMRGPIARLHRALAQFMLDLHTGEHGYTEAYVPYLVNADTLYGTGQLPKFEEDLFKTEGENPLYLIPTAEVPATNLVSDTILDAEELPLQLVCHTPCFRSEAGSYGRDTRGMIRQHQFDKVELVHVVRPSDSEAALEALTGHAEKVLQLLELPYRVVTLCGGDMGFSAAKTYDLEVWLPGQSKYREISSCSNTRDFQARRMHARWRNPETGKPEPVHTLNGSGLAVGRALIAVMENYQQEDGSIVVPEVLRSYMGGIERIQ
- a CDS encoding replication-associated recombination protein A codes for the protein MQDSLFDEPAGFQPLAARMRPRNLDEYVGQAHLVGPGKPLRRAVEQGQLHSMILWGPPGVGKTTFAQLLANVGNLSFETISAVLSGVKEIRAVVERARNRKQSEGRDTLLFVDEVHRFNKSQQDAFLPHIEDGTFIFVGATTENPSFELNSALLSRTRVYVLKNLDEPDILVLLKRALSSEQGFAGRLAVPDHVLELMASASGGDARRALNILEVAADLAEPGEDGTDTITESVLEQVMQTSLRRFDKGGDVFYDQISALHKSVRGSDPDGSLYWLCRMLDGGCDPLYVARRLVRIASEDIGNADPRALQLSMDAWDAQERLGSPEGELALAQAVTYLALSPKSNAVYKAFNQCMADIRQDPDYEVPAHLRNAPTKLLKSMGHGDSYRYAHDEPEAFAAGESYLPEAIHSRRYYQPVNRGLEIKLAEKRQRLDARNAESPNKRYS